The Lachnospiraceae bacterium oral taxon 500 genome window below encodes:
- a CDS encoding type II toxin-antitoxin system antitoxin, RelB/DinJ family produces MAATTNFSVRMNSEIKEQCEALYGELGINLTTAINVFLRQSLRAGGFPFDVRLERPNQETIAAMLEAERLVRDPAAKRYSNVEDALKALKE; encoded by the coding sequence ATGGCTGCAACAACTAATTTCAGCGTCCGCATGAATAGTGAAATTAAAGAACAATGCGAAGCCCTGTATGGTGAATTGGGTATAAATCTTACGACGGCTATCAATGTGTTTCTTCGGCAATCGCTCCGGGCAGGCGGTTTTCCTTTTGATGTTCGTTTGGAACGTCCTAATCAGGAAACGATAGCGGCAATGCTCGAAGCAGAGCGGCTGGTCCGAGATCCGGCAGCAAAACGGTATTCAAATGTTGAAGATGCACTGAAGGCGTTGAAAGAATGA
- a CDS encoding BMP family ABC transporter substrate-binding protein: MKKLFSILLALTLMLSMAACSTTEKKTEPTTDTKTETGNKTEETKTDTPKADETKEKTDAKDVEVKSVFDVEITDAMKEKAKDFSVRLVTDLGGIDDRSFNQGTWEGVLKFSELTGANVNYAQSNSDADYIPSLSTFSEEGHDLIVATGFLFHDSIQEVSKTFPDQKYLLIDSVAEDCPNVVSAVFSEQQGSFLVGVAAAQAAKEAGKTVVGYIGGMDFDIIQRFEAGYEAGVHAVDPNMEVKVEYVGSFDDTGKAQVLAKKLYDEGAYVIYHASGAAGNGMFKEAKERRLAGQDIWTIGVDRDQYEEGIYDKDNNKSCTLTSMVKRVDVASFTTALMTLKDEYPGGQVLVFDMKNGGIDIPAENPNMSAESVKLVNEYKEKIKSGEIEVPAVPSRIK, from the coding sequence ATGAAGAAATTATTTTCAATACTGCTTGCGTTGACTTTGATGTTGTCGATGGCGGCTTGCTCGACGACGGAAAAGAAAACGGAACCGACGACCGACACCAAGACGGAGACGGGAAATAAGACGGAAGAGACGAAAACGGACACGCCGAAAGCGGACGAGACAAAAGAAAAAACGGACGCAAAAGATGTGGAAGTAAAGAGCGTTTTTGATGTGGAAATTACCGACGCGATGAAAGAAAAAGCCAAGGACTTTTCGGTTCGATTAGTGACCGACCTTGGAGGAATTGATGACCGTTCGTTTAACCAGGGTACATGGGAAGGCGTTTTAAAGTTCAGCGAGCTGACCGGCGCCAATGTGAATTATGCTCAGTCCAATTCCGATGCAGACTATATTCCGAGCCTTTCTACTTTCTCGGAAGAAGGCCACGATTTAATCGTTGCCACCGGATTTTTATTCCATGATTCGATTCAGGAAGTTTCCAAGACCTTCCCGGATCAAAAATATTTGCTGATTGACTCGGTTGCCGAAGATTGCCCGAATGTTGTATCGGCTGTCTTTTCCGAACAGCAAGGCTCTTTTTTAGTGGGCGTAGCGGCTGCTCAGGCTGCCAAAGAAGCAGGCAAAACAGTTGTTGGTTATATCGGCGGTATGGATTTTGATATTATTCAAAGATTTGAAGCCGGGTATGAAGCCGGTGTGCATGCAGTTGACCCGAATATGGAAGTTAAAGTCGAGTATGTCGGCAGCTTTGATGATACGGGGAAAGCCCAGGTTTTGGCCAAGAAGCTCTATGACGAAGGCGCGTATGTTATTTATCATGCCTCCGGTGCAGCCGGAAACGGTATGTTTAAAGAAGCAAAAGAAAGAAGACTGGCCGGTCAGGATATTTGGACGATTGGCGTGGACAGAGATCAATACGAAGAAGGCATTTACGACAAGGATAATAATAAGTCCTGTACTTTAACCTCGATGGTAAAAAGAGTTGACGTGGCTTCCTTTACGACTGCTCTGATGACCTTAAAGGATGAATATCCGGGCGGACAGGTTTTGGTCTTTGACATGAAGAACGGCGGAATTGATATTCCGGCGGAAAATCCGAATATGTCAGCGGAATCGGTTAAGTTAGTCAATGAATATAAAGAAAAGATTAAGAGCGGCGAGATTGAAGTACCGGCCGTTCCGAGCAGAATAAAATAA
- a CDS encoding conjugal transfer protein TraX — translation MNEQTNVKTGLSISALKYIAIAAMLIDHIALAFLDDGEHVFLYTVMDLIGRITGPIMFFAAVEGYHHTKNLKKYLLRLLLFALISYLPFMYAWSDHFNPLRLNVIFTILFGVLAVCARRKIKNIFLKIAVIYLLILFSLPADYGTTGVILILVFDFFYGSLKNQLAGYFLIALFDFDVLSFFTHPFWSWIYEKKFTLDYYCSADNYISLGFLIPFFLLMFYNGQPSANGKQSKLVKWGFYIFYPAHLVIIGLIRLLAA, via the coding sequence ATGAACGAACAAACCAACGTCAAAACCGGATTGTCAATCAGCGCTTTAAAATACATTGCCATTGCCGCCATGCTGATTGACCATATCGCTCTTGCTTTTCTTGACGACGGCGAACATGTTTTTTTATATACGGTTATGGATTTGATTGGCCGGATCACCGGGCCGATTATGTTTTTTGCTGCGGTGGAGGGCTATCATCATACTAAAAATTTAAAAAAATACCTGCTACGCCTGCTGCTCTTTGCCCTGATCAGCTACCTGCCCTTTATGTATGCTTGGTCTGACCACTTTAACCCCTTGCGCCTGAATGTTATCTTTACCATTTTATTCGGCGTTTTGGCGGTCTGCGCCAGACGAAAGATTAAAAATATCTTTTTAAAAATCGCGGTTATTTATCTTTTAATCCTGTTTAGCTTGCCGGCTGATTACGGCACGACCGGCGTTATTCTCATCCTTGTTTTTGATTTTTTCTATGGCAGTCTAAAAAATCAATTAGCCGGATATTTTCTAATTGCGCTGTTTGATTTTGATGTTTTGTCTTTCTTTACTCATCCCTTCTGGTCGTGGATTTATGAGAAAAAGTTTACGCTTGATTACTATTGCTCCGCCGATAATTATATCAGCTTAGGCTTTTTGATTCCCTTTTTTCTGCTGATGTTTTATAACGGGCAGCCCAGCGCAAACGGAAAGCAAAGTAAACTCGTCAAATGGGGATTTTATATCTTTTATCCGGCGCATTTAGTGATTATCGGCTTGATTCGGCTGCTGGCGGCGTAA
- a CDS encoding dehydrogenase, with translation MMKAGIVGVGFIGAVHLEQLRRLGNVEVVALADESQAEEKARQYFVPRGYRDYKEMLDKEELDCVHICTPNNTHYEIAKYALERGVNVLCEKPMTHTLAEADELRKLAAAKGLVHAMNFTYRFYPMAYQMREMVKSGEVGEIYTIHGSYLQDWLFLDTDYSWRLEKALSGDSRAFADIGSHWIDLAEYVTGLKVTEVLADFAIFHKTRKKPKKAIDTYSGMVLKNEDYEEVPIETEDYATVLFHMNNGAHACCNISQVYAGKKNQLRLAVSGSKCAMEWDTERSNELWVGRREEANRLYTKEPSILAPDTRKIISYPGGHVEGFADSFKQNFKQIYARIASGPRGDYGDFETGYREMALGEKIIQSAREKRWIAVD, from the coding sequence ATGATGAAAGCGGGAATTGTCGGCGTAGGCTTTATCGGCGCCGTTCATTTGGAGCAGCTGCGCCGGTTGGGCAATGTCGAGGTAGTGGCCCTGGCCGATGAGAGCCAGGCGGAAGAAAAAGCCCGGCAGTATTTTGTACCCAGAGGCTACCGGGATTACAAAGAGATGCTGGACAAAGAAGAACTGGACTGCGTCCATATTTGCACGCCGAACAACACGCATTATGAAATTGCCAAATATGCTTTGGAAAGGGGCGTCAATGTGCTTTGTGAAAAGCCGATGACGCACACGCTGGCAGAAGCCGATGAGCTGCGGAAGTTAGCGGCGGCAAAAGGGCTGGTTCACGCCATGAACTTCACATATCGTTTTTATCCGATGGCTTATCAAATGCGGGAAATGGTGAAAAGCGGAGAAGTCGGCGAGATTTATACCATTCACGGCAGTTATTTGCAGGACTGGCTGTTTTTGGATACCGATTACAGCTGGCGGCTGGAAAAGGCGCTGTCCGGAGATTCGCGGGCGTTTGCCGATATCGGCAGCCACTGGATTGATTTAGCGGAGTATGTGACCGGCCTTAAGGTCACGGAAGTGTTGGCGGATTTTGCTATTTTCCATAAAACCCGAAAAAAGCCGAAAAAGGCGATTGATACCTATTCGGGCATGGTCTTAAAAAATGAGGATTATGAAGAAGTACCGATTGAAACGGAAGATTATGCGACCGTGCTGTTTCATATGAATAACGGTGCGCATGCCTGCTGCAATATCAGTCAGGTTTATGCCGGCAAGAAAAATCAGCTGCGGCTGGCGGTCAGCGGTTCAAAATGCGCCATGGAATGGGATACCGAAAGATCCAATGAACTTTGGGTCGGCCGGCGCGAGGAAGCCAATCGGCTTTATACCAAGGAGCCGTCGATTTTAGCGCCGGATACCAGAAAGATTATCAGTTATCCGGGCGGCCATGTGGAAGGCTTTGCGGATTCCTTTAAGCAAAACTTCAAGCAGATTTATGCTCGGATTGCTTCCGGACCAAGGGGTGATTACGGCGATTTTGAGACCGGTTACCGAGAAATGGCTTTGGGCGAGAAAATTATTCAGAGCGCCAGAGAAAAACGCTGGATTGCAGTCGATTAA
- a CDS encoding AP endonuclease: MKLGLVSAILPDFSFEQVFDYAAEVGFQCVEVCCWPKGKALRRYAGITHIDLDELTADKMKYYLDYAKSKGVAISSLGYYPNPLSADAEESETAIKHLYRLIDASAQMGIYMVTTFIGKDKSKTVEENLDLFEAKWTPIIRYAEEKQVKIAIENCPMLYTKDEWPGGNNLASTPHIWREMFRRIPSDYFGLNYDPSHPYLIQADYVRPIYEFKDKLFHVHFKDIKIYQEKLDEYGVFAYPALWHSPKLPGLGGVDFAALCSALNDVRYQGYACIEVEDKAYEASIEDVKRGIEQSYRFMRQFV; encoded by the coding sequence ATGAAATTGGGCTTGGTTTCAGCGATTTTACCGGATTTTTCATTTGAGCAGGTGTTTGATTATGCGGCGGAAGTAGGTTTTCAATGCGTTGAGGTTTGCTGCTGGCCGAAAGGCAAGGCCCTCAGGCGTTATGCCGGCATCACGCATATTGATTTGGATGAATTAACGGCAGACAAAATGAAATATTATTTGGATTATGCCAAAAGCAAAGGCGTGGCTATCAGCAGTCTCGGCTATTACCCCAACCCGCTCAGTGCCGACGCTGAGGAATCGGAAACAGCGATTAAGCATTTGTACCGGCTGATTGATGCATCGGCGCAAATGGGCATTTATATGGTGACTACCTTTATCGGCAAAGATAAAAGCAAGACAGTGGAAGAGAATCTGGATTTGTTTGAAGCCAAATGGACGCCGATTATTCGCTATGCAGAGGAAAAGCAGGTGAAAATTGCGATTGAAAACTGTCCGATGCTCTACACCAAGGATGAATGGCCGGGCGGCAATAATTTAGCCAGTACGCCCCATATCTGGCGGGAAATGTTTCGCCGGATTCCCAGCGATTACTTCGGTTTAAATTATGATCCGTCGCATCCCTATTTAATTCAGGCCGATTATGTGAGGCCAATTTATGAGTTCAAAGACAAGCTCTTTCATGTTCATTTTAAGGATATTAAAATTTATCAGGAAAAATTAGATGAATACGGTGTGTTTGCCTATCCGGCGCTGTGGCATTCGCCTAAGCTCCCGGGACTGGGCGGCGTTGATTTTGCCGCTCTGTGCTCGGCGCTGAATGATGTGCGCTATCAGGGATATGCCTGTATTGAGGTCGAGGATAAGGCATACGAGGCATCCATAGAGGATGTTAAAAGAGGAATCGAGCAAAGCTATCGTTTTATGCGCCAGTTTGTATGA